One genomic region from Spirosoma sp. KCTC 42546 encodes:
- a CDS encoding EamA family transporter produces the protein MWWMYALLSALFAALTAILAKIGIKGVNTDLATAIRTVVILFVAWGIVFFRGGIESLPALTRQNWIFLILSGVATGLSWIFYFKALQLGKVSQVAPVDKLSVAIAILLSVLILGEVLTWKAAIGAALIIAGTLVLIL, from the coding sequence ATGTGGTGGATGTATGCATTGCTTTCCGCGCTTTTTGCCGCTCTAACAGCGATACTGGCTAAAATTGGCATAAAAGGCGTAAATACGGATTTGGCAACTGCTATTCGTACCGTTGTGATCCTGTTTGTGGCCTGGGGAATTGTGTTTTTTCGCGGAGGGATTGAATCACTGCCAGCCTTGACTCGACAAAACTGGATTTTTCTGATTCTATCGGGTGTAGCAACCGGCTTGTCCTGGATCTTTTACTTTAAGGCGCTACAACTTGGCAAGGTGTCGCAGGTAGCCCCGGTCGATAAACTGAGCGTGGCGATCGCGATACTTCTGTCCGTCCTTATACTGGGAGAAGTACTGACCTGGAAAGCAGCTATAGGGGCAGCTCTGATTATTGCCGGTACACTGGTATTGATTTTATAA
- a CDS encoding Lrp/AsnC family transcriptional regulator → MESVDTTDRKILDLLQQNARLTIQEIGKKINLSKTPVHERIKRLERDGVIDRYVTIVDKKKLGNLLMVYCQVTLDRQTRDSFTAFEVDVRELPEVLECNRVSGTFDYLLKIVSRDMDTYNHFYQEQLSVIPGTLHISSFFVMSEIKNSTVVPM, encoded by the coding sequence ATGGAGAGTGTTGATACAACAGATCGAAAAATTCTGGACTTATTACAGCAGAACGCCCGTCTGACCATTCAGGAGATTGGTAAGAAAATTAATCTCTCGAAAACGCCCGTTCATGAGCGTATAAAACGGCTTGAACGAGACGGCGTCATTGATCGGTACGTAACCATAGTTGACAAGAAAAAACTCGGCAATCTGCTGATGGTATACTGCCAGGTTACGCTCGACCGTCAAACCCGGGATTCATTCACCGCCTTTGAAGTAGATGTTCGTGAACTGCCGGAAGTGCTGGAGTGTAATCGAGTATCGGGCACGTTCGACTATCTGCTGAAAATCGTTAGTCGGGATATGGACACCTACAATCATTTCTATCAGGAACAGCTTTCGGTTATTCCTGGTACCTTACATATCAGTAGCTTCTTCGTCATGTCTGAAATAAAAAATTCGACGGTGGTGCCGATGTAA
- the ald gene encoding alanine dehydrogenase: MVIGVPKEIKNNENRVALTPAGVTELRKHGHVVYIQVNAGEGSGFEDEEYIAAGAIMLPTIEEVYGIAEMIMKVKEPIASEYDLIKENQLLFTYFHFASSEELTRAMLAKGAVCLAYETVERPDRSLPLLVPMSEVAGRMAIQEGAKYLEKPLKGRGILLGGVPGVKPANVLILGGGIVGTQAAKMAAGLGAHVTIMDVSLARLRYLSDIMPPNVQTMMSNEYNIREMIKVCDLIVGAVLIPGAKAPHLITREMLKQMRAGTVLVDVAVDQGGCIETCHPTTHENPTFIIDGVVHYCVANMPGAVPYTSTLALTNATLPYALQLANKGWQQACRDNTDLKLGLNVVEGKVVYKGVADAFGFDLTDVNTILTEEELAQ; this comes from the coding sequence ATGGTTATTGGCGTTCCCAAAGAAATCAAAAACAACGAAAACCGCGTTGCGCTGACACCTGCCGGTGTAACCGAACTCCGCAAACATGGTCATGTTGTTTATATACAGGTTAATGCGGGTGAGGGTAGCGGTTTTGAGGACGAAGAATACATTGCAGCCGGTGCTATTATGCTCCCGACCATCGAAGAGGTGTATGGTATCGCTGAGATGATTATGAAGGTTAAGGAGCCTATCGCTTCGGAGTACGACCTGATCAAAGAAAACCAATTACTGTTTACTTATTTCCACTTTGCCTCGTCGGAAGAATTGACCCGGGCAATGCTGGCCAAAGGTGCCGTTTGCTTAGCCTACGAGACCGTTGAACGCCCCGACCGTAGTTTGCCATTGCTGGTGCCCATGTCGGAAGTTGCCGGACGGATGGCCATTCAGGAAGGCGCTAAATATCTTGAAAAACCACTGAAAGGCCGGGGCATTTTGCTCGGCGGTGTACCAGGCGTAAAACCAGCCAATGTACTCATTTTGGGTGGTGGCATTGTTGGAACACAAGCCGCTAAAATGGCTGCTGGCCTGGGTGCTCACGTAACCATTATGGATGTTAGTCTGGCCCGGCTGCGTTATTTGTCGGACATTATGCCGCCTAACGTACAGACCATGATGTCGAACGAGTATAATATTCGGGAGATGATCAAGGTTTGTGACCTGATTGTTGGTGCCGTGTTGATTCCGGGTGCCAAGGCTCCTCACCTGATCACCCGCGAAATGCTGAAGCAAATGCGGGCTGGTACTGTATTGGTTGATGTGGCTGTTGACCAGGGGGGATGTATTGAAACCTGCCATCCAACTACCCACGAAAATCCAACGTTTATCATTGATGGTGTTGTTCACTATTGTGTGGCCAACATGCCAGGTGCAGTACCTTATACCAGCACGCTTGCCCTGACCAATGCAACCCTTCCCTACGCCTTGCAATTAGCCAACAAAGGATGGCAGCAGGCTTGCCGCGACAATACAGACCTTAAACTAGGCCTGAATGTAGTAGAAGGGAAAGTTGTTTATAAAGGTGTTGCCGATGCATTCGGTTTCGACTTAACCGATGTAAACACGATCCTGACAGAAGAAGAACTAGCTCAATAA
- a CDS encoding group II truncated hemoglobin — translation MEAQPRGTVPTLYEWAGGMENFEAWTDLFYQRVHQDPILEPVFRGMSSDHARHVAHFIAEVFRGPTQYSSEEGSHYEMIHKHLGKHLTEVQRKRWIELILDTADTVGLPDDPEFRSALVGYLEWGSRLAVINSKEESVSEPVDAPMPTWGWGETGGPYIP, via the coding sequence ATGGAAGCTCAACCCAGAGGAACCGTGCCAACTTTGTATGAATGGGCCGGTGGTATGGAAAACTTTGAAGCCTGGACGGACTTATTTTACCAGCGCGTTCATCAGGATCCAATCCTGGAACCCGTCTTTCGGGGTATGTCCAGCGATCATGCCCGGCACGTGGCTCATTTTATCGCCGAAGTATTTCGTGGACCAACCCAATATAGCAGCGAGGAAGGTAGCCATTATGAAATGATTCACAAACACCTGGGAAAGCACTTGACTGAGGTTCAGCGCAAACGCTGGATTGAGTTAATTCTGGATACAGCGGATACTGTTGGTCTGCCCGACGATCCGGAGTTTCGCTCGGCTCTGGTTGGCTATCTGGAATGGGGTTCCCGATTGGCGGTCATTAATTCAAAAGAAGAATCAGTTAGTGAGCCAGTAGACGCGCCAATGCCAACCTGGGGTTGGGGAGAAACAGGTGGGCCTTATATTCCATAA
- a CDS encoding glycosyltransferase, with amino-acid sequence MNGPQRVRWIQRNQYYYTCLLDFLNHTIPQQSSVLEIGCGTGYVLDKLLPSRGVGIDINPELIEYAQQAYPQYTFHTLDAKQLDTLEDTFDYIVLSDTIGSFDDVQHVFGKLHTVCHPGTRIVITYKNFLWTPALNLAEKVGLKMPEQRQNWLDKSDITNLLDIASLDVVRTGRKVLMPRYVPLFSWLMNRYVVNLPLFNQLGLFTFIVARSMHNLKPASEYSVSVIVPARNEKGNIEDIVRRTPHMGRHTELIFVEGNSTDDTWSEIQRITQKYAQERDIKCVQQEGKGKGDAVRKGFGMATGDILMILDADMTVPPEDLPKFFEAVANGKGEYINGTRLVYPMEKEAMRTLNLIGNKFFSIAFSWILNQRIKDTLCGTKVLTKENYERLIANRSYFGDFDPFGDFDLIFGSAKLNLKFVEIPIRYRARTYGETNISRFKHGWLLIKMTFFALNKIKFI; translated from the coding sequence ATGAATGGCCCTCAACGCGTACGATGGATTCAACGAAATCAATATTATTATACATGTCTGCTCGATTTTCTAAATCACACGATTCCACAGCAAAGCTCAGTACTGGAGATTGGTTGTGGAACGGGCTATGTCCTTGATAAGCTATTACCCTCTCGGGGTGTTGGAATTGATATTAATCCAGAATTGATTGAGTATGCCCAACAAGCCTATCCACAGTATACATTTCATACCCTGGATGCCAAACAGCTCGACACACTTGAGGACACATTCGATTATATCGTCCTTAGCGATACGATTGGCTCATTCGACGATGTACAACATGTATTTGGCAAATTACATACAGTTTGTCATCCAGGCACACGAATCGTTATTACCTATAAGAATTTCCTCTGGACACCGGCCTTAAATCTGGCAGAAAAGGTAGGACTCAAAATGCCTGAACAGCGCCAGAACTGGCTGGATAAAAGCGACATTACTAATCTATTAGACATAGCTTCTTTAGACGTTGTACGAACGGGTCGAAAAGTACTTATGCCCCGCTATGTTCCACTCTTCTCCTGGTTGATGAACCGCTATGTGGTCAATTTGCCTTTATTTAATCAACTAGGCCTTTTTACGTTTATAGTTGCCCGGAGCATGCACAATTTAAAACCTGCGTCAGAGTATAGTGTAAGCGTGATTGTACCAGCCCGGAACGAAAAAGGGAATATTGAGGATATCGTTCGTCGAACACCACACATGGGACGACATACCGAACTTATTTTTGTAGAAGGCAACTCAACCGACGATACTTGGTCTGAAATCCAGAGAATTACCCAAAAATACGCTCAGGAACGAGATATAAAATGTGTACAACAGGAAGGGAAGGGCAAAGGGGATGCCGTCAGAAAGGGATTTGGCATGGCCACCGGAGACATACTTATGATCCTGGATGCGGATATGACCGTACCCCCAGAAGACCTGCCTAAATTCTTTGAGGCCGTTGCTAACGGGAAGGGCGAATATATTAATGGCACGCGATTGGTGTACCCCATGGAGAAAGAAGCCATGCGAACCCTTAATCTGATTGGCAATAAGTTTTTTTCGATTGCCTTTTCCTGGATACTAAACCAACGTATCAAAGATACACTTTGTGGTACCAAAGTGTTAACAAAAGAGAATTATGAGCGACTTATTGCTAACCGGTCATATTTCGGTGATTTTGATCCCTTCGGCGACTTCGACCTTATTTTTGGGTCCGCAAAGCTTAATCTTAAGTTCGTTGAAATTCCGATTCGTTATCGCGCCCGCACCTACGGAGAAACCAATATTTCCCGTTTTAAACACGGATGGTTACTCATAAAAATGACGTTTTTTGCGCTGAATAAAATCAAATTTATTTGA
- a CDS encoding DUF3298 and DUF4163 domain-containing protein yields MKYLVATLLFGIIGFFSACNSTNSEPPALERQHYTFAGSTRCDTTSNTGVDVDVSYVLLKDDTEGARKINDSLRLLAVNSVVGWLDSATVGSHPGARTDLATAASLFATDYEAVRKEMGSLGGCWELETKADTVHASPKALTVKIETYAYTGGAHPNSSLSFYTFDRETGRMLTLNDMIADTTALLGVLEKEFRQQQNLLPKANLEEQGYFLRDGHFFLPANVGTSRDGLVFYYNPYEIAAYAVGPIQVTVPYEKLNGILRDDWL; encoded by the coding sequence ATGAAGTACCTTGTTGCAACATTACTTTTCGGAATAATTGGTTTTTTTTCTGCCTGTAACTCAACGAATTCGGAACCACCGGCTTTAGAACGGCAGCATTACACCTTTGCTGGTTCAACCCGTTGTGATACGACGAGTAATACCGGCGTTGATGTAGACGTATCCTACGTATTGCTGAAAGATGATACAGAAGGCGCTCGGAAAATTAACGATAGTCTGCGTCTATTGGCTGTTAACAGCGTAGTTGGCTGGCTTGATAGTGCTACAGTGGGTAGCCATCCGGGTGCCCGTACAGATCTGGCTACAGCGGCTTCCTTGTTTGCTACTGATTATGAAGCTGTGCGGAAAGAGATGGGGAGTTTGGGTGGTTGCTGGGAACTTGAAACCAAAGCTGATACGGTTCATGCGAGTCCCAAAGCACTCACGGTTAAAATCGAGACCTATGCCTATACCGGCGGTGCTCACCCAAATTCCAGCTTGTCCTTTTATACATTCGACCGGGAAACAGGCCGGATGTTAACCCTAAATGATATGATTGCCGATACGACGGCTTTGCTAGGGGTACTCGAAAAGGAATTTCGGCAGCAGCAAAATTTATTACCAAAGGCTAATTTAGAAGAACAGGGCTATTTTTTGCGCGATGGCCATTTCTTTTTGCCTGCCAATGTTGGAACAAGCCGCGATGGCTTGGTTTTCTATTATAATCCCTACGAAATTGCGGCTTATGCCGTTGGGCCAATTCAGGTAACTGTTCCGTACGAAAAACTCAATGGTATACTTCGCGATGATTGGCTCTGA
- a CDS encoding LytTR family DNA-binding domain-containing protein has product MKTLIIDDERLARNELRRLLENFPKIQIIGEAANADEALPMIEELEPELLFLDIQMPGKNGFELLQSIEGKTPEVIFTTAFDEYAIKAFEFNALDYLLKPVELARLSEAIHRVEEEQHVPEASGTSGGLSSKILGENDQVFVKDGEKCWFVKLGKVRLFESMGNYVRLYFDDQKPLVLKSLNALEDRLNPATFFRANRKHIINLQWIEKIEPWFSGGLLVTLRGGDKIEISRRQAIRFKDLLSL; this is encoded by the coding sequence ATGAAAACCCTGATTATTGACGATGAACGTTTAGCCCGTAATGAACTGCGTAGGCTGCTCGAAAACTTTCCAAAAATTCAGATTATAGGTGAAGCCGCCAATGCGGATGAGGCTTTACCCATGATTGAAGAGCTGGAACCGGAGCTTCTGTTTCTGGATATTCAGATGCCGGGCAAAAATGGATTTGAGTTACTGCAGTCTATCGAAGGCAAAACGCCTGAGGTTATCTTTACAACAGCTTTTGATGAGTATGCTATTAAGGCATTCGAATTCAATGCGCTCGATTATCTACTCAAACCGGTTGAACTCGCTCGATTATCAGAGGCTATTCATCGGGTAGAAGAAGAACAGCACGTACCTGAAGCGTCGGGTACATCGGGAGGACTATCGTCAAAAATTCTGGGCGAAAACGATCAGGTTTTCGTGAAAGACGGTGAAAAATGCTGGTTTGTGAAATTAGGGAAAGTGCGACTGTTTGAGTCGATGGGAAACTATGTCCGGCTCTATTTTGATGATCAGAAACCGTTGGTACTTAAGTCGCTAAACGCGCTTGAGGATCGGCTCAACCCAGCTACATTTTTCCGGGCTAACCGAAAACACATCATCAACCTGCAATGGATCGAGAAAATTGAACCCTGGTTTAGCGGGGGCTTGCTCGTAACCTTACGCGGAGGAGATAAAATTGAAATTAGCCGCCGACAGGCAATTCGGTTTAAAGATTTGCTAAGTTTGTAG
- a CDS encoding sensor histidine kinase, which produces MSKQKVYWICQLFGWSLFIAVEYTAYLLEDGFDPDTLYLAITNIFLGITLTHLYRLMIRRWNWVRLPFFRLAPRVLLSVFVMAVIMTMLNLPVDRILVPEHMVDEPWLVIGYIMNFGKIMLTWVLSYTAYHYFEENRNAEIEKILLKTNIRETEAKVLRSQLNPHFVFNALNSIRALVYENPTKAQQGITQLSNLLRNSLLADRRKTVELREEIKTVEDYLALEKVRYEDRLRSHIDLDGRTLFWQVPPMMLQTLVENAIKHGVSTAVGGGFVEVRSSILSRDDGPDKLHIIIRNTGVLGDKKASGGFGLANTAQRLELLYGAEAQFHIFQEDENHSLGSPDDGPTVCAEITIPAQSEGMFRREKVKTESPER; this is translated from the coding sequence ATGTCGAAGCAGAAAGTATATTGGATTTGTCAGCTATTTGGCTGGTCGCTCTTCATTGCCGTAGAGTATACGGCTTATTTGTTGGAGGATGGCTTTGACCCGGATACGCTGTACTTAGCCATTACGAATATATTTCTGGGTATAACCCTAACGCACCTGTATCGGCTCATGATTCGACGCTGGAATTGGGTGCGTTTACCATTTTTTCGTCTGGCCCCTCGGGTGTTGCTTTCAGTTTTTGTCATGGCCGTGATTATGACCATGTTAAACCTGCCAGTTGATAGAATCCTGGTTCCGGAGCATATGGTCGATGAACCCTGGTTAGTGATCGGCTACATCATGAACTTTGGTAAAATTATGCTTACCTGGGTGCTGAGTTATACGGCCTATCATTACTTTGAGGAAAACCGGAATGCCGAAATAGAGAAGATCCTGCTCAAAACGAATATCCGCGAAACAGAGGCTAAAGTATTACGCTCGCAGTTGAACCCGCACTTTGTATTCAATGCTCTGAATAGTATCCGGGCATTGGTGTATGAAAATCCGACAAAAGCGCAGCAGGGCATCACCCAGCTCTCGAACCTGCTTCGGAATTCATTACTCGCCGATCGACGAAAAACGGTTGAATTACGCGAAGAAATCAAAACGGTAGAAGATTATTTAGCCCTTGAAAAAGTACGCTATGAAGACCGGCTCCGGTCGCATATTGACCTTGATGGTCGAACTCTTTTCTGGCAGGTGCCGCCCATGATGCTGCAAACGCTGGTTGAAAATGCGATTAAGCATGGGGTTTCAACCGCTGTAGGAGGTGGATTTGTTGAGGTTCGCTCCAGTATTCTAAGTCGTGACGATGGACCGGATAAATTGCATATCATTATTCGGAATACGGGTGTACTAGGCGATAAAAAAGCATCGGGTGGCTTTGGACTGGCCAACACAGCCCAACGACTCGAATTGCTTTACGGAGCCGAGGCTCAGTTTCATATTTTTCAGGAAGATGAAAACCATAGCCTGGGATCGCCTGACGACGGCCCCACTGTGTGTGCCGAAATAACCATTCCTGCTCAGTCGGAGGGTATGTTCCGACGGGAAAAAGTTAAGACCGAGTCGCCGGAGCGATGA
- a CDS encoding histidine phosphatase family protein encodes MAQKTIYLIRHGETDYNRRGIVQGSGVDSDLNEMGQAQAQAFFQAYQHVPFTKIYISGLKRTYQTVEPFIELGLPYEKLTGLNEISWGTMEGKAPGNLDNEYYRALIESWESGHTDQATDKGESPEQVADRQKVAMDTILSHPEEELVLVAMHGRAMRILLCWITNLPLAKMDQFEHSNLCLYKLSYDYSSAQFTIELANDTAHLLTLALMQ; translated from the coding sequence TTGGCACAAAAAACAATTTATCTGATTCGCCACGGCGAAACCGACTATAACCGGCGGGGAATAGTACAAGGTAGTGGGGTCGATTCGGACCTCAACGAGATGGGACAGGCGCAAGCACAGGCATTTTTCCAGGCCTATCAACACGTGCCGTTCACTAAAATATATATTTCAGGGCTAAAACGCACCTACCAAACCGTTGAACCATTTATCGAACTGGGCTTGCCTTATGAAAAGCTTACTGGCCTGAACGAAATTAGCTGGGGCACTATGGAAGGGAAAGCACCTGGTAATTTAGATAATGAATATTACCGGGCCTTAATTGAATCCTGGGAGTCAGGCCATACGGATCAGGCCACCGATAAAGGCGAAAGCCCTGAGCAGGTTGCTGATCGGCAGAAAGTGGCTATGGATACCATTCTCTCACACCCAGAGGAAGAACTTGTGTTGGTGGCTATGCATGGACGGGCTATGCGGATTCTTCTCTGCTGGATCACGAATTTGCCGCTTGCAAAAATGGACCAGTTTGAACACAGTAATCTATGCCTTTATAAGCTTTCGTATGACTACTCGTCGGCCCAATTCACAATTGAGCTGGCTAATGATACGGCGCACCTACTAACGTTGGCGCTTATGCAGTGA
- a CDS encoding hotdog fold thioesterase — translation MKTGFDLNALDFIHTDSLGKHLGIEFTEAGEGYLMARMPVDKRTQQPFGILHGGASVVLAETLGSVASWMLLDDPNTQRAVGLEINANHLRAVREGWVYGRCTPIHTGRTTHVWDIRITDEQGKLICISRLTVAVIKG, via the coding sequence ATGAAAACTGGCTTTGACCTGAATGCGCTTGACTTTATTCATACAGATTCGCTTGGCAAGCATCTAGGCATTGAGTTTACAGAAGCAGGGGAAGGCTATTTGATGGCCCGAATGCCTGTTGACAAACGCACCCAACAGCCCTTTGGTATTTTGCATGGGGGGGCGTCTGTCGTACTGGCAGAAACCCTGGGCAGCGTTGCCTCTTGGATGCTGTTAGATGACCCGAACACCCAGCGGGCCGTCGGCCTTGAAATTAATGCGAATCATTTACGGGCCGTACGGGAAGGCTGGGTGTATGGCCGGTGTACGCCGATCCACACAGGCCGCACCACCCACGTATGGGATATCCGCATCACCGACGAGCAGGGCAAGCTTATATGCATAAGCCGACTCACGGTTGCTGTGATTAAGGGGTAG
- a CDS encoding NADP-dependent malic enzyme, which produces MQQKIRREDALDYHSKGRPGKLEVIPTKEYSTQRDLSLAYSPGVAEPCLAIEANPDDAFKYTAKGNLVAVISNGTAVLGLGNIGPAASKPVMEGKGLLFKIYSDIDVFDLELNTTNIDEFVRTVKILEPTFGGVNLEDIKAPECFEIEERLKREMSIPVMHDDQHGTAIVSGAALLNALELVSKSIETAKFVILGAGAAAISCARQYVALGAKHENMVMFDVNGPLRADRTDLSDLMRPFATTRDINSLDDAFVDADVFVGLSKGNIVSQDMIRLMAPHAIVFAMANPTPEISYDDAMAARPDIIMATGRSDYPNQVNNVLGFPYIFRGALDVRATEINEAMKLAATYALADLAKKPVPDLVNLAYGESNMVFGRTYILPKPVDPRLLSTVAPAVAKAAMESGVARQPISDWDAYEQQLARRLGQDNQISRVILTKAKANPKRVVFADAENLKVLKAAQQVRDEGIAFPILLGERAKIEQLIEENSLDLANTPIIDPRSPEQEVLVQRFGDQYFEKRKRKGVNATEARKMMFIRNYFGAMMVETGEADALISGLTRSYPDTIRPALQIIGKEPGVKKVAGMYILLTKRGPLFFSDTTVNFNPTAEEIVEITELTAQTVERFNIKPRIALVTYSNFGSAKGDDAEKMNRAVEILQKRNPDLIVDGEIQAHLAFNTELLQQNHPFSKLVGEGANTLIFPNLSAANIAYNLMTEAAGFDAIGPILLGIRKPVYVLQLGSSEREIVNMVAIAVVEAQGK; this is translated from the coding sequence ATGCAACAGAAAATCCGGCGCGAAGATGCCCTTGATTACCATTCCAAAGGTCGTCCGGGAAAACTCGAAGTTATTCCTACCAAAGAATACAGCACTCAACGCGATCTTTCTTTAGCCTATTCACCGGGCGTAGCGGAGCCTTGTCTGGCCATCGAAGCCAACCCCGACGATGCGTTTAAGTACACCGCCAAAGGAAATCTCGTGGCGGTTATCAGCAACGGAACTGCTGTACTGGGGCTAGGTAATATTGGCCCCGCAGCCAGTAAGCCCGTTATGGAAGGCAAAGGGCTCCTGTTTAAAATTTATTCCGATATCGATGTATTTGACCTTGAGTTAAACACGACCAATATCGACGAGTTTGTTCGTACGGTCAAGATTCTGGAACCCACTTTTGGCGGAGTTAATCTGGAAGACATTAAAGCCCCGGAATGTTTCGAAATTGAGGAACGGCTCAAGCGGGAAATGAGCATTCCGGTCATGCACGACGACCAGCACGGTACAGCTATCGTCAGTGGAGCCGCCTTACTGAATGCCCTCGAACTGGTCAGTAAGTCGATCGAGACCGCTAAGTTCGTCATTCTGGGTGCCGGAGCAGCCGCCATTTCGTGTGCCCGGCAATATGTTGCATTAGGCGCCAAGCACGAGAACATGGTAATGTTTGATGTGAATGGCCCCCTGCGCGCCGACCGAACAGACCTGAGCGATCTGATGCGTCCCTTTGCCACTACCCGCGATATCAATTCACTGGACGATGCCTTTGTCGACGCCGATGTATTCGTCGGCTTATCGAAGGGAAACATTGTGAGCCAGGATATGATTCGGCTGATGGCCCCGCATGCCATTGTGTTTGCCATGGCCAATCCGACACCCGAAATCAGCTACGATGACGCTATGGCCGCCCGGCCGGACATTATCATGGCCACTGGACGCTCTGATTACCCGAATCAGGTTAATAACGTACTCGGATTCCCCTACATTTTCCGGGGCGCATTGGATGTGCGGGCTACCGAAATCAACGAAGCGATGAAGTTGGCTGCCACCTATGCACTAGCCGACTTAGCGAAAAAACCCGTACCAGATCTGGTTAATCTGGCGTATGGCGAATCGAATATGGTTTTTGGACGAACGTACATTCTTCCAAAACCCGTTGACCCACGGTTGCTATCAACAGTAGCTCCAGCAGTTGCCAAAGCAGCTATGGAATCCGGTGTAGCCCGGCAGCCAATTTCCGACTGGGATGCCTACGAACAGCAACTTGCCCGGCGACTGGGGCAGGACAATCAGATTTCACGGGTTATTCTGACAAAAGCCAAGGCTAATCCGAAACGGGTAGTATTTGCCGATGCGGAGAACCTGAAAGTATTAAAAGCTGCGCAACAGGTTCGGGATGAGGGGATAGCGTTCCCAATTCTACTGGGCGAACGGGCAAAAATCGAACAGCTTATTGAAGAAAACAGTCTTGATCTAGCCAATACACCCATTATTGATCCACGCTCACCCGAGCAGGAGGTATTGGTTCAACGCTTTGGCGACCAGTATTTCGAGAAGCGGAAACGCAAAGGTGTCAATGCGACCGAAGCCCGGAAAATGATGTTTATCCGCAACTACTTCGGTGCGATGATGGTGGAGACCGGTGAAGCCGATGCCTTAATTTCGGGCTTAACCCGCTCCTATCCTGACACAATTCGTCCCGCTCTGCAGATTATTGGCAAAGAACCCGGCGTAAAAAAAGTAGCAGGGATGTATATTCTGCTCACCAAACGTGGCCCCCTATTTTTCTCGGACACCACGGTTAACTTCAACCCGACTGCCGAAGAGATCGTCGAGATAACTGAGTTGACAGCGCAGACCGTTGAGCGATTCAACATTAAGCCACGCATTGCCCTTGTCACCTACTCGAACTTCGGGAGCGCCAAAGGCGATGATGCGGAGAAAATGAACCGCGCCGTTGAAATTCTGCAAAAACGAAATCCAGATCTGATTGTGGACGGCGAAATTCAAGCCCACTTAGCGTTTAATACAGAACTGTTGCAACAAAACCACCCCTTTAGCAAATTAGTTGGTGAAGGGGCAAATACACTTATTTTCCCGAATTTATCTGCCGCTAATATTGCCTATAACCTGATGACAGAAGCGGCTGGGTTCGATGCTATTGGCCCCATTCTGCTTGGCATTCGCAAGCCAGTGTATGTATTGCAGTTAGGTTCATCAGAACGTGAAATCGTTAATATGGTAGCCATCGCGGTGGTAGAAGCACAGGGAAAATAA